A stretch of Endozoicomonas sp. SCSIO W0465 DNA encodes these proteins:
- a CDS encoding transposase, with translation MTKFEMVAMLTSDHQVILRELASYTTFLAGALSSTAVPTFCELLFGCMLSADGFVTQALLTIDFHCVWSSYHHWLSQGKWQWKNLARHLIRLVCSKAPENQPVVLGLDDWVIERFSDKAPACRTHHQHSKKRNRPTYIWGQCWVSLAIIFERAADEVFTAIPVISFPTPASGNTSKLKIAVAMLRVVRNEVKDRVLRLLTDCWYMNWTLIKPALEMNIEVVGQIPSNRALYALPPAPTVKKRGRPKKYGIKMTTEQVKKLPEEKATVWMYGKFRKIRYRTLICRARFLKGREVRVVWSRFENDKGLTESRIFISTNPELEGLEVLRAYSRRWPVEPMFHQLKHAFGCCHLWQQKLRTLLRWMHLKMAGYALLQLLTVCKNQACLNISRIPWRSPDTTTAGMMKIALSGIIPRFSIRKGWNRYKQKYEFNFRDLIDQLIPDNSEAA, from the coding sequence ATGACGAAATTCGAGATGGTTGCCATGCTCACTTCAGATCATCAAGTAATCCTCAGGGAGCTCGCTTCATATACAACCTTTCTTGCTGGAGCGCTATCATCAACTGCAGTACCAACGTTCTGCGAACTGCTGTTCGGTTGCATGCTTTCAGCCGACGGCTTTGTTACACAGGCGTTGTTAACAATTGATTTTCATTGTGTGTGGAGCAGCTACCACCACTGGCTATCTCAGGGCAAGTGGCAATGGAAGAACTTGGCACGCCACTTGATCCGTCTGGTCTGCTCCAAAGCTCCTGAGAATCAACCTGTGGTCCTGGGGCTTGATGACTGGGTAATCGAACGGTTTTCCGACAAAGCCCCTGCTTGTCGTACACATCATCAACACAGCAAGAAACGCAATCGGCCGACGTACATCTGGGGGCAGTGTTGGGTTTCCCTGGCCATCATATTTGAGCGGGCTGCAGATGAAGTATTTACCGCCATACCGGTGATCTCATTTCCGACACCAGCTTCAGGTAACACCAGCAAACTGAAAATTGCCGTGGCCATGCTCAGGGTGGTACGCAATGAAGTGAAGGATCGAGTGCTACGCCTGCTAACCGATTGCTGGTATATGAACTGGACACTGATAAAGCCAGCTCTGGAAATGAACATAGAAGTTGTTGGTCAGATACCTTCAAATCGGGCCCTCTATGCTTTGCCGCCAGCACCCACCGTAAAGAAGCGAGGGCGCCCAAAAAAGTACGGCATCAAGATGACGACAGAACAGGTTAAGAAACTGCCGGAAGAAAAAGCAACAGTATGGATGTACGGCAAATTTCGCAAAATACGTTATCGTACCCTGATCTGTCGCGCCAGATTCCTTAAAGGTCGTGAAGTACGCGTCGTCTGGAGTCGCTTTGAAAATGACAAAGGTCTGACCGAAAGCAGAATATTCATCTCGACCAATCCGGAACTTGAGGGACTGGAGGTGCTTCGTGCCTATTCCCGGAGATGGCCGGTAGAGCCAATGTTTCACCAACTCAAACATGCTTTTGGCTGTTGCCATTTATGGCAGCAGAAATTGCGAACACTGCTTCGATGGATGCATTTGAAAATGGCAGGCTATGCATTATTGCAGTTATTAACCGTTTGTAAAAATCAGGCATGTCTGAATATTTCTCGGATACCCTGGAGAAGCCCGGATACAACCACTGCAGGCATGATGAAAATTGCTCTTTCAGGAATTATTCCGAGGTTCTCTATTCGCAAGGGCTGGAACAGATATAAGCAAAAATATGAGTTCAATTTTCGCGATCTGATCGACCAGTTAATACCGGATAATTCAGAAGCAGCATAA
- a CDS encoding plasmid pRiA4b ORF-3 family protein yields MLFEAKTAEAIASFTLSDHQQVFLRDVDVFLDYLVKNPVPVSKNKNQPPVKWAEPLNRLLSSPDVLTLKRPLTASYARIMGLLLLGRSSGLASLRPDSRGNTILHVHDSIYQQWQVMTDIERYFTLLEAWINRGYATNVGERISAIDNRFLSGFMMMLGDNDLWQGRPAHDPGFYLRRGKAFNLSILKMTGLADFQFEDSNRKINYLKLTPWGQLFLTACRQGFKDSLICGNYEDDDEQINLLPAIKTIRSDVNNTLEKTAPVIAASYILSVALGSKCTRTLKVSADHLLEELAEAILEAFDFDNDHLYHFQYLTSFGADRSIGHPAMDFCDGSVTETRLHQLQPFPGMKITFVFDYGVNWEFEIVVMHGSEESTSDIQVIERKGKAPEPY; encoded by the coding sequence ATGTTATTTGAAGCCAAAACAGCGGAAGCCATCGCGTCTTTTACCCTGTCGGATCACCAGCAGGTTTTCCTGCGGGATGTTGATGTTTTTCTGGATTACCTGGTGAAAAATCCGGTTCCTGTCTCGAAAAACAAGAACCAGCCCCCGGTGAAATGGGCTGAGCCACTGAACCGTCTACTCTCCAGCCCTGATGTACTGACCTTGAAACGCCCCTTGACCGCCAGTTATGCGCGGATCATGGGGTTATTACTACTGGGACGCAGTTCAGGGCTGGCCAGCCTACGGCCAGACAGCAGGGGCAACACCATACTTCATGTCCACGATTCGATTTACCAGCAGTGGCAGGTCATGACGGATATTGAACGGTATTTTACTCTGCTGGAAGCGTGGATTAATCGTGGCTATGCCACGAATGTCGGAGAAAGAATCAGTGCGATTGATAACCGCTTTCTGTCCGGGTTTATGATGATGTTGGGTGATAATGACCTTTGGCAAGGCAGGCCAGCGCATGATCCCGGTTTCTATTTGCGCCGGGGTAAGGCTTTCAATCTGTCCATTCTCAAAATGACGGGGCTTGCGGATTTTCAATTTGAAGACAGCAATAGAAAAATCAATTATCTGAAATTGACGCCCTGGGGACAGCTGTTTTTAACCGCTTGTCGTCAAGGGTTTAAAGACTCACTGATATGCGGGAACTATGAAGACGACGATGAACAAATTAACCTTCTACCGGCAATAAAAACCATTCGGTCAGATGTGAACAACACCCTGGAAAAAACCGCACCAGTGATTGCGGCCAGTTATATCCTGTCCGTTGCCTTGGGCAGTAAATGCACCCGTACACTGAAAGTGTCAGCGGATCACCTGCTTGAAGAACTGGCAGAAGCCATACTCGAAGCTTTTGACTTTGATAATGACCACCTTTACCACTTCCAATATCTGACATCATTTGGTGCAGACCGGAGCATTGGTCATCCCGCGATGGATTTTTGTGACGGGAGCGTTACTGAAACCCGGCTGCACCAACTTCAACCATTTCCCGGAATGAAAATCACCTTCGTCTTTGATTACGGTGTTAACTGGGAGTTTGAGATCGTGGTCATGCACGGCAGTGAGGAAAGTACGTCTGATATCCAGGTGATCGAGCGAAAAGGCAAAGCACCTGAGCCGTATTGA
- a CDS encoding Hsp20/alpha crystallin family protein: protein MSLTLWDPFVEMENLLDKYGRSSRKSLPNASEQSMEVGDWMPSADIVENPESFNVKLEIPGVDRDDVKVTVENNVLSIKGEKKYQYEDKKHHRIECSYGSFVRSFTLPNSVDGEKVEAVYNNGTLELVLPKQEKAKPRLLEIKVQ, encoded by the coding sequence ATGAGCCTAACTCTTTGGGATCCATTTGTTGAAATGGAAAATCTGCTGGACAAGTATGGAAGATCATCAAGAAAATCACTCCCCAATGCTTCTGAACAATCTATGGAAGTAGGAGACTGGATGCCTTCAGCAGATATTGTGGAAAATCCAGAATCTTTTAATGTGAAGTTGGAAATACCAGGGGTTGATAGGGACGATGTAAAAGTTACCGTTGAAAACAACGTTCTGTCTATTAAAGGTGAAAAGAAATATCAATACGAAGATAAAAAGCATCATCGAATTGAATGCTCTTACGGCTCTTTCGTCAGAAGTTTTACTTTGCCAAATTCAGTAGATGGAGAAAAAGTTGAAGCAGTATACAACAATGGTACTTTGGAATTGGTGCTTCCTAAACAAGAGAAGGCAAAACCAAGGCTTCTTGAAATTAAAGTGCAGTAA
- a CDS encoding helix-turn-helix domain containing protein, whose amino-acid sequence MSNTFADRLATAMKLKGIETPSGLSRETGIERSYMYRLASGKIDNPHKYVERLADATGVSAHWLGTGIGDPYDPEPEPTRPRPLNAVMLTHVTVVPPEGDWYEVTARVPDVFTSEQHKPRDKKLYEYYYVPETIECFTGFTLLVVERELRPGPGLFLAQREENGKKQLCSFMISYKGLDQTSTRQPDMQTIGRVRIMDYWELDMRR is encoded by the coding sequence ATGAGTAATACGTTTGCCGACCGCCTGGCCACCGCCATGAAGCTTAAGGGCATAGAAACCCCGAGTGGCCTGTCCCGTGAGACAGGCATTGAGCGCAGCTACATGTATCGTTTGGCCAGTGGTAAAATTGATAATCCCCATAAATACGTCGAGCGTCTGGCGGATGCTACGGGTGTCTCTGCGCACTGGTTGGGTACCGGCATCGGTGACCCGTATGACCCGGAACCCGAGCCAACCAGACCCCGGCCTCTGAATGCCGTCATGCTGACCCATGTTACCGTCGTTCCTCCGGAAGGTGACTGGTACGAAGTGACGGCCCGTGTGCCGGATGTGTTTACCAGCGAGCAGCACAAGCCCCGGGATAAGAAGCTCTATGAATATTACTATGTGCCGGAAACCATCGAGTGCTTTACCGGCTTTACCCTGTTGGTGGTAGAACGGGAGTTACGACCAGGCCCGGGACTGTTTCTGGCCCAGCGAGAAGAGAATGGTAAAAAGCAGTTGTGCAGTTTTATGATCAGTTATAAAGGGCTGGATCAAACCAGCACCCGACAGCCGGATATGCAGACCATCGGCCGGGTGCGGATCATGGATTACTGGGAGCTGGATATGAGACGATAG